A region of Nerophis ophidion isolate RoL-2023_Sa linkage group LG28, RoL_Noph_v1.0, whole genome shotgun sequence DNA encodes the following proteins:
- the LOC133545478 gene encoding gastrula zinc finger protein xFG20-1-like, whose protein sequence is MRTEEPQPSHIKKEEEYQLTTHIKEEEEDPLTPHFKEEVVDPLSPHIKEEKVDPLTPYFKEEKEEPLTPHFTEESVDPLTPHIKDKEEDPLSPHIKEEEEEHSISQQGEHLEGLKEVDVTKMPVTGVPVKSEDDEVTGESEEKRGAEPPSSSSTQHMKTEADGDHCGGSQADKLLAPLSDSEDTTSHSPDTDDEDSKDDKTCHTDNTHFKCSHCDKTFKYPSDLKRHLRTHTGEKPFSCSNCGKDFTQKPHFKAHMRIHTGEKPFSCSECSKSFVRKQKLKEHMKIHTGEKPCSCSICGKNYTRRQYFKTHMRIHAGEKPFSCSECGKSFVINQSLKKHMRTHTGEKPFSCSICGKEFTQKHHFKIHENTHRRETFFMFNLR, encoded by the coding sequence atgcggacggaggagccacagccctcccacattaagaaggaagaggaataccaactgaccactcacatcaaagaggaagaggaggaccctttgacaccccattttaaagaggaagtggtggatccactgagccctcacattaaggaggaaAAGGTGGATCCACTGACACCCTATTTtaaagaggaaaaggaggagccactgacaccccattttacaGAGGAATCggtggatccactgacccctcacattaaggacaaagaggaggacccactgagccctcacattaaagaggaagaggaggagcacagcatcagtcagcagggagagcatcttgaaggactgaaagaggttgatgtcaccaagatgccagtgactggtgtccctgtgaagagtgaagatgatgaggtcacaggtgagagtgaggagaagagaggggcggagcctccaagcagcagctcaacacaacacatgaaaacagaagctgatggagaccactgtggaggatcacaagcagacaagctcttagctccactatcagatagtgaggacacaacgtcacactctcctgacactgatgatgaagactctaaagatgataagacatgtcacactgacaacacacacttcaaatgttctcactgtgacaaaacctttaaatatcctagtgatttgaaaagacacttgagaacacacactggcgaaaaacctttttcatgttcaaactgcggtaaagattttactcaaaagccccatttcaaagcacacatgagaatacacactggagaaaaacctttttcgtgTTCAGAATGtagtaaaagttttgtaagaaaacaaaaattaaaagaacacatgaaaatacatactggagaaaaaccttgttcatgttcaatctgcggtaaaaatTATACTCGAAGGCAGTAtttcaaaacacacatgagaatacacgctggagaaaagcctttttcctgctcagaatgtggtaaaagttttgtaataaatcaaagtttaaaaaaacacatgagaacacacactggagaaaaacctttttcatgttcaatctgcggtaaagaatTTACTCAAAAGCATCATTTCAAAatacatgagaatacacaccggagagaaacctttttcatgttcaacctGCGGTAA